In Romeriopsis navalis LEGE 11480, the sequence CGCGATGAGCTCGACCCCGTTTATGTTCGTAAGGAATGATCTGACCATCGCGCTTACGCAGGGCATCAACGCGGCCCCGCAAACCTAACTCAACGCTTTCAAGAAACAGATCTTCCCACTCGCCCGTTTCCTGCTCATCGATATCTTCGTGTAGAGTCCGACCCGCAAATACAGCAGCATCTTGGGTATAGAGTGCCTCTACTTCTTCTAAGTAAAACAAACGTGGGCAATAGGCAAAAGCATGCAGTGCAGATACTTTTAACGTTGGAGATAATGTTGTTTGGGGTAACGTTGCAGTTGCATTCATAATGAATCATGCTCTAGAGTTCAACCCCTACAACATGACTGATAACCCCGGAAAAAACTGATCCGTGTACGAAATTACTATTTTTGATGGCAATTGGAATATTTATCTTAAAAGTGTTGAAATAAAAAAAGAGTAGAGAATGATCTCTACTCTTCAGTTTAGCGTAGGCCAGATATAGAGACGATTTATTGAGCAACTTCCACTGTTTCTGGCATTCTGGGGGTCCATGTCCAAGCTAATTCCGGGGGGGAATGTACAGCATTTTCCATTGGCGCATACAGAAAACTACTAGTTTTACTATTATCTGCACGATTAATGCCTACAGTCAGGCGATACGAACCTCGTCTCGGACGATCGTCTGGCTGCATTCGTAAATACCAACGAGTCAAAGGCGGTTCATCCATGATGTCAATTTGGTCAAACAGGAAACTGTTATCCCCAGCGAATGGCAACCCATATCGGGATTCATTGAGCTGGCCCTTGAGCCCCAGTTGAACCCGTTCTAAGATTTCTTGCTCTGCCTGAACACCCAAAATCATATCTAATCCAACTAAAACTTCACGCCTTACCGGAGTAATCCAATATTTGGCTCCATGCGTACGCAACTTCAATTCTTTTCCCGATGCACCGACGGGATAACTATGTAATTGCTGATAAAGCGTGGAAACAGCACTTTCCGTTACTGGGATTACTTCATCACTCTCGGTTTCATAGCAAGGAGTACCAATAGCTAAGTTCAAACAAGGTAGATCCTGACGAATTAACGTTGTTACACCAGGAGTAGAATCGCGCATCTCTATGCTGGCTAAATTCAAAACTAACCCAAATGCTGCGGACGGGGGCATGATAGGGCTTGTAGAACGATAAACACCGGCTTGAAAAGCACGAAAGGCGGCAAAAGGTGCCCGAATGCGTAACCATAGATATTCCATTTACTTCTCCCCAGACTCCAAAAACTCATTTGCCAATGCTGCTAGAAGCCCTTGTGGATTGTCGTAAAAGTGAACACCAACCTTAGTTAAGCGTTCTTTTTCGTTCGGTTCCATATTTCGAGCAAGCTCCCCGCCAATCCAGAACTCTTCTCCCGGCAAATCATCTGACTTGATCCGAGATAGTTCCTTAAAACCACCTTCTTCATTAAATCCATAGGTGTCGTATCCCGCAATCAGACTAGGAGTCAACCGTGCCACAATACTTTTAGGAGCCATTTCGTAGTAGCTTCGAGCATGTCCCCCAGCGACATCTGACAGTTGCGAGATCGCACTAATTAATGCTTTTGTCCACTCTGGTTTAGGCTGACAATCTGAATGTGCCAATGCAAAAGGATATTGATAAGCTGTATGCGCTACCTCACGGTGTAGTAATGCTGAGGTAGAGGCATTTTTCCAAGGGCTAGTACCCGCATTTAAAGGTGATTGATGGAAAGTTGCATCAAAACGATAGGGCGTAAGTGCGACAGCCATATTCATCCGCAAAACACTATCCCGCTTTGGTGGCAAGCCTTTATTTTTCTTGATCGCATTATTGTCAGCCACCATAAAGCCCAATAAAAAATCATCGGCAAATTTCTCAGCATTGGGAAATTCTTGAAACTCAACGGCAAGTTGTTCCTGATCATGTAACCGTTTTCGATTACATGGCAAGCCTGTCTTGATTAGCATTTCCCGTAGTGCATTACGCATAGATTCCGGGCTAATAACAGTATATTCTTGTTTCCCCTTAGCAATCTTTTGCAGAACTGTGCGATTTTCCTCACTCTCACCCCTGTAGTTTGAACTAGGCGCAGGATAGGTCAGAATACTGGCAAATAGATTCTTAGTCATGATTTAAGTCTCCACATAAGATAGATCAAAAATTAGCTATTGGCGGAAAGTGCCAACAACGTCAGTGTCCGGACTTTTTCGGTATCTTGATACAAGGCTTGGGTCAGTGCTACGAATGCTTCAGGCTTCATATTCTGAGGAACAGAACAGAGCGTTGAGACGAAATAGTTGATGAAGTCTTCTTGCTCTGTACGACTACGGATATCTAAAAATGCGGACTTCGCAATTTTTGTTTTTTTGTCTGAATAATCTTTGTAACCCGGCTGAGCTGATAATTCATCAGACTTTAATTTGGACCAGTTTTTTTCCCATTCCAAGCTATATTTACCTTTTAGCTTACGATTAACGTAATTCTTAACAAGCTGGAAAATCATCGGCTCAATACTAACGTTGGGGTCAGAATCAGTCATCTGTTGTGTTTCCTTAATCATGTCCTCAAGTTTTATACGTACATCTCGCTTAAAATACTCGTCTTTCAAACTTCGCTCATAGGAAAGCGTGCAGAGCAAAGCATCAAATCCCTCATACCAAGGCGAATGGTTCACCAAATTCAGTAGGCACTGTCGTCGGAATAGCGGACTCCAAAAACCCTGACGAATCTGAGTATATTCATCATTCATCAGATCATCAGGATCGAGTCGAGCCATACTCAGTAGACGGACATTATTTCCTTGTTTTTCTGTATGGATAACATCTATCCCAAAAACGGCATCAGCAGTTGATTGGTCGCCGCTGGCAAGCGATAATCGCTCCCCTAGGCGCTTCATCATATCGAGTGCACTTTCTAGTGCAAGATCAACGACTGCTTCACGTGGCCGATATCCTGAGGGTTGCGGTGAGCGGTCTCGCATAAGCATTGGCAATTCATCACAGAACCACTCTAATCTCGCAATGTCAGGAATCGCGATCGCGTATCCAACAAAGTTACGTTTACCTTCGTTATCAACAACGGCAGGCACATAAATTTGGGCCGCAAATAACCAGAAATGGAGCAAAAATTGGAATCTTGCTCGATCCTTAAAACCTATATTCTCCGCGTTATATGCCTGTGCCCCTAAGAAATAAGTGCTTGGCAGATCTACAGTAAAGTCGTCTGGCTTTAGCAATTGCTTCCATACAGAGACTGCATCATCAGCTGGCAACCCATCAGCTCTTAGCTGAAATGGTTTGCGGGTCGCGGGCACGCCCCTCAGGATACTCCAGACCATATCACGCCATAACTTTACCCAAAGACCATTTTTACCATCTGAGCTTTGATCGAAGGATGCATCAGCGAGGAAAGAGCCACGTGGAACATCGACTGGATAGATATAGGCTTTCTTCTTCTTCGTTTTCCCTTTTGCATCTACCTCGTCATATTCTTCTTCGCGTAATGGAGGGATAATCTCTTTTTGCTTATTCTTGAGCGGCTGGTTTCGTCTTTGCTCCTCTTTAGTGGCCGCATAAATTTCATCAAATAGGCAAGCAACTCCATCTTGATTCAGCTCAATTGCCGCACCATCATCATCAAACTGCAGTAACTTACAAATCATCCCGTCTTTAACCTTCTGCTGAAAAGCATTTTGACGTTTTAACCATTGCATGACGAGTATTAAACCGGCCAAGCCTGCTCGATGCTGTGATGAAGGTAATTCAGCCAGGCGATACTTCAGTGTTAACTGAGTAACTTCTTGTTTCTGTTTTATTTTTGTCTTAGCCAAGATCCACCTCCTCTGGTGCTTTAGCAATAAATCCACGTTCAGGGTTCTCGTAATGCCCCGTAGCTAGAGCCACACCTAAATATTTTGGAAGCCAGGTATGATGTTCCGTTTCCATATTGGCGAATTTCTTCGGAACATTAATAATGAACTCTTCTTTTTTGTACTTTACGTCTGAGTTCCATACCGCCTCAAACGCATCCAAATCACAATCTAAAATGCAGGGAACGGAAAAGTCATCCGTTTCGCGAAAGCTGCCGGGTATTGCGTAGTAACCACTATCTAAAAACCGGGAATTACCATCGGAAGCTCGTTCATCTTGGGAATAACGTTCTAATGCAGCTGCTAACTCATACTGGCTGACTGAATTATGGCTTAGCGCCTGAATAAAGTAGTTTGCGACCTTTAAATCTTCTTTGGTATAAGGCTTGATGCTACCTTTGGGAGGAGCATATGTATGAATTTTGGCTCGAAATTCAGCACCTCTTGCTAAATGACGATTTGCCCTCCCAAACCGTTGCACTAGTGATGGTACAGGTGCCAGTTCTGTAATTAATACATCTGCATCTAAGTCAAGACTCATTTCACAGACTTGAGTTGTCACGGCGATGATCGGTTTCCGTTCACCCTGGTCTTTTTCATACGCAAACGCGGCAATCGTATTTTTATGGACCCTCTGGCGATCCTTTAATCGAAACCGACTGTGATAAGTCAACACATTGATTTTGAGTTGGCTCTCCATTTTTTCCGCAATAGCAATGCAGCGATCGACTGTATTGACAACCCAAAGAACTCTTTCGCCTGCCTCATAAGCCGTAAACGCTTTCTCAAATGCATCATGGAAATTCTCAACAGGTTCTAAATCATAGCGAGGGTGTTCCTCTTTCTTTTGAAGATCCTCTAAGGTTTGTCGATCGCTCTCAGTTGGGAAAACCTTTAACCCTGCATCAATGAGTTGTTGCTTCCTGCCATTGGGCAATGTTGCTGTCATACATAAAACCGGGAGATTAAAATGCTTTAAAAAGCTGATGAGAGTATCAAACATCCGCTGATCAAAGCTATGAACTTCATCAATAATGACGGCACTGTCCGCCAAAACCGGTAACAAGCAAAGGCTCGGATAGCTATGCTCCATGAATCCTAGAAATTGATCGACTGTGGCACTAAAGTAGCGACGCGACCAAAACCCCAAGGAATATAGTCGTTCATCCGCTTGAAAATCTTTACCCTTAATCGAGTCACTAGGGTTTTCTTGCATTGCCTCCAACTCATATCTAGCTGTCCCTGTCATGAGTGCAGCATCTGTTTCTGGAGCCCATCCTACGTAATCTCGAAAGCCTTCAGTCGCAGTTCCGCGAGTTGGATAAAGGAAAATCACTTTACCAAGGTTATAACGCTTGATCTGCGACTCAGCCCACATCCAAGCACCCAAAGTTTTGCCAGCGCCACAAGCAGCTAGAAGTAGCGATCGATCGCTTTGTTGGGCAATCTGAATTTGAAAACTGTGCGGTTTGAATGGCTTCCCAGTGAGTTCTTCAATCTGCTTGGCCCGAGGTTGAAGAATAGAATTGACAATATCAACTGGTGCGATTGCTCTTGAATGAACTACATCGTCAATCCAAGATGCAATGTCTTTCTCATTACGCACCAACCCTGAAGCCGCAGAGTCCGCGACTATGAGTCCAGCTTTTACCGCGACAAGCAATTGTTTTCTTGCCTGGTCTTTCTTAATCTCTCGACTAAAATACCTCCCATTACTCTTACCGCTTCTATAGGCCTTTTCCCAAATTGAACCGTTGCTCCAAGGGGCATTGGGCAAATTGGGAATACCAGATAACTTCGCAATGTCGGCAATCCGTTCCAGTGTTGCCTTGATTTCATGATGCTGGAAATATAGCTCAACTAAGTTCCTTGTCGATTGAGGTTGACACCAGCGGTAAGCCTTAAATTTTTCGGTTGATTCATCGCTCTGTTGTACT encodes:
- the cas5 gene encoding CRISPR-associated protein Cas5, which produces MEYLWLRIRAPFAAFRAFQAGVYRSTSPIMPPSAAFGLVLNLASIEMRDSTPGVTTLIRQDLPCLNLAIGTPCYETESDEVIPVTESAVSTLYQQLHSYPVGASGKELKLRTHGAKYWITPVRREVLVGLDMILGVQAEQEILERVQLGLKGQLNESRYGLPFAGDNSFLFDQIDIMDEPPLTRWYLRMQPDDRPRRGSYRLTVGINRADNSKTSSFLYAPMENAVHSPPELAWTWTPRMPETVEVAQ
- the cmx8 gene encoding type I-MYXAN CRISPR-associated protein Cmx8; this encodes MAKTKIKQKQEVTQLTLKYRLAELPSSQHRAGLAGLILVMQWLKRQNAFQQKVKDGMICKLLQFDDDGAAIELNQDGVACLFDEIYAATKEEQRRNQPLKNKQKEIIPPLREEEYDEVDAKGKTKKKKAYIYPVDVPRGSFLADASFDQSSDGKNGLWVKLWRDMVWSILRGVPATRKPFQLRADGLPADDAVSVWKQLLKPDDFTVDLPSTYFLGAQAYNAENIGFKDRARFQFLLHFWLFAAQIYVPAVVDNEGKRNFVGYAIAIPDIARLEWFCDELPMLMRDRSPQPSGYRPREAVVDLALESALDMMKRLGERLSLASGDQSTADAVFGIDVIHTEKQGNNVRLLSMARLDPDDLMNDEYTQIRQGFWSPLFRRQCLLNLVNHSPWYEGFDALLCTLSYERSLKDEYFKRDVRIKLEDMIKETQQMTDSDPNVSIEPMIFQLVKNYVNRKLKGKYSLEWEKNWSKLKSDELSAQPGYKDYSDKKTKIAKSAFLDIRSRTEQEDFINYFVSTLCSVPQNMKPEAFVALTQALYQDTEKVRTLTLLALSANS
- the cas3 gene encoding CRISPR-associated helicase Cas3', with product MSEAPEVLLAKSKPRLSLKQHLLDAESAATLIFRLDGRWGQNWCRFFQLDGDTEKEIFLLNLRVAALFHDIGKANADFYAAVTTPGFLAQTLRHEHLSALALCLPEIRQWLASNQALDIEVITAAVLSHHLKASEKETAVQQSDESTEKFKAYRWCQPQSTRNLVELYFQHHEIKATLERIADIAKLSGIPNLPNAPWSNGSIWEKAYRSGKSNGRYFSREIKKDQARKQLLVAVKAGLIVADSAASGLVRNEKDIASWIDDVVHSRAIAPVDIVNSILQPRAKQIEELTGKPFKPHSFQIQIAQQSDRSLLLAACGAGKTLGAWMWAESQIKRYNLGKVIFLYPTRGTATEGFRDYVGWAPETDAALMTGTARYELEAMQENPSDSIKGKDFQADERLYSLGFWSRRYFSATVDQFLGFMEHSYPSLCLLPVLADSAVIIDEVHSFDQRMFDTLISFLKHFNLPVLCMTATLPNGRKQQLIDAGLKVFPTESDRQTLEDLQKKEEHPRYDLEPVENFHDAFEKAFTAYEAGERVLWVVNTVDRCIAIAEKMESQLKINVLTYHSRFRLKDRQRVHKNTIAAFAYEKDQGERKPIIAVTTQVCEMSLDLDADVLITELAPVPSLVQRFGRANRHLARGAEFRAKIHTYAPPKGSIKPYTKEDLKVANYFIQALSHNSVSQYELAAALERYSQDERASDGNSRFLDSGYYAIPGSFRETDDFSVPCILDCDLDAFEAVWNSDVKYKKEEFIINVPKKFANMETEHHTWLPKYLGVALATGHYENPERGFIAKAPEEVDLG